One window of Pelobates fuscus isolate aPelFus1 chromosome 9, aPelFus1.pri, whole genome shotgun sequence genomic DNA carries:
- the LOC134572631 gene encoding nicotinamide N-methyltransferase-like, translating into MEAATLKHYHDEEFDPQMLVKMYISEDKTHTKEELLEYPMKVVYELCSTGTVKGETLIDLSGGPDLGQLLVAGNFYKEITVLESSVASQEEIQRWLNRHPDAIDWSHATRLLSKLIGGSISTEELEEKTRRAIKHCLLWDPTKDNPVEPDNLPLADTLLSTWYLEAACKDHDSYRNYLKKFLSYLKVGGHIILFYVSKCTHYTIHQHRFSTLNYEKEFVQTVLLDSGIAIERSSLKKSKVDSHQIKYENVGYFLGHKEKQV; encoded by the exons ATGGAAGCTGCAACTCTCAAACATTATCACGATGAGGAGTTTGACCCTCAAATGCTGGTAAAAATGTACATTAGTGAAGATAAAACACATACGAAAGAGGAACTATTGGAATATCCAATGAAAGTTGTTTATGAACTATGCTCCACAG GAACTGTGAAAGGAGAAACACTGATAGATCTCAGTGGGGGTCCAGATTTAGGTCAACTGCTGGTTGCTGGCAATTTCTATAAAGAGATCACAGTTTTGGAGTCTTCTGTTGCCAGTCAAGAAGAAATACAGAGATGGTTGAATAGGCACCCAGATGCAATAGACTGGTCACATGCTACAAGACTTTTATCTAAGCTGATAGGTGGAAG CATATCAACAGAAGAACTGGAAGAGAAAACAAGAAGAGCTATTAAACATTGTCTTCTATGGGATCCAACCAAGGATAACCCGGTGGAACCCGATAATTTGCCTCTGGCAGACACTCTGCTCAGCACCTGGTACCTTGAAGCAGCCTGCAAAGACCATGACAGTTATCGTAACTACTTGAAAAAATTCTTATCTTACTTGAAAGTTGGAGGACATATCATTTTGTTTTATGTCTCAAAATGCACACATTACACCATCCATCAACATCGCTTTTCTACTCTGAACTATGAGAAGGAATTTGTACAAACTGTCTTACTTGACAGTGGCATTGCCATTGAAAGGTCATCATTAAAGAAAAGCAAAGTAGACAGCCaccaaataaaatatgaaaatgttgGATATTTTCTAGGCCATAAAGAAAAGCAAGTTTAA
- the LOC134573721 gene encoding nicotinamide N-methyltransferase-like, whose amino-acid sequence MAFDTRKHYHEEELDPCLLVRTYASAEVHSDFRRNFVEYPMKTLFDFFSSDIVKGDTLMDFSIGPSMCFLMSAADYFKEIITLESSEACKIETEKWLRNDPDAIDWSDSAMFACELKGERDQWKEQQEKVRGAVKRVIKWDVTQDDPVSHTVLPEVDCLSCVWYLHVLSKHHDMLTSYLKKLSSFLKVGGHMILFFALNMSYYWVGEHTFFSLNCSEEVILKALRDAGCSLVMYEKNESKLDTHMVDLEHLGHFVARKEREL is encoded by the exons ATGGCATTTGATACACGTAAACATTATCACGAAGAAGAACTTGACCCGTGTCTTCTCGTAAGAACATATGCTTCAGCTGAGGTACATTCTGATTTCAGAAGAAATTTTGTGGAATATCCAATGAAAACACTATTTGATTTTTTCTCCTCTG ATATTGTGAAAGGAGATACTCTGATGGATTTTTCCATTGGTCCATCCATGTGTTTTCTGATGTCGGCAGCCGATTACTTCAAAGAAATTATCACACTAGAATCGTCGGAAGCCTGTAAGATCGAAACAGAGAAATGGTTAAGAAATGACCCAGATGCCATAGACTGGTCAGATTCTGCAATGTTTGCCTGTGAACTCAAAGGAGAAAG AGATCAATGGAAAGAACAACAAGAAAAAGTAAGAGGGGCCGTGAAACGTGTGATAAAATGGGATGTTACCCAAGACGATCCAGTATCTCATACTGTACTACCAGAAGTAGATTGTCTCTCTTGTGTTTGGTATTTACACGTTCTGAGCAAACACCATGATATGTTGACTAGCTACCTGAAAAAATTATCTTCCTTTTTGAAAGTGGGAGGACACATGATATTGTTCTTTGCCCTGAATATGTCATATTACTGGGTTGGAGAACATACGTTTTTTTCACTGAATTGTAGCGAAGAAGTCATATTAAAGGCTCTCAGAGATGCTGGGTGTTCACTAGTGATGTATGAGAAGAATGAAAGCAAGTTGGACACTCACATGGTGGATCTTGAACATTTAGGTCATTTTGTAGCCCGTAAAGAAAgagagctttaa